Sequence from the Microbacterium dextranolyticum genome:
TGACCCGTCGCGCCCCGCTCGTGATCGGACACCGCGGTGCGCCGGGGTATCGCCCCGAGCACACGCGTTCGTCGTACCTGCTTGCGCTCTCGTTCGGCGTCGATGCCGTCGAGCCGGACGTCGTCTTCACCTCGGACGGCGTCGCCGTCGTGCGCCACGAGAACGAGATCGGCTCGACGACCGATGTCGAACGACACCCGGAGTTCGCCGCACGTCGAGCGACGAAGCGCATCGACGGGGTCGAGCACACCGGCTGGTTCACCGAGGACTTCACGTGGGCCGAGCTCTCGACTCTGCGGTGCCGCGAGCGGCTGCCGATGCTGCGGCCGGCCAGTGCGGCGCACGACGACACCGAGCCTCCGCTGCGACTGCGCGACCTGCTCGACGTCGTGCGACGGGCATCCGCCGATCAGGCCCGCCCGATCGGCGTGGTCCTCGAGATCAAGCACGCGACCTACTTCGCCCGGCTCGGCGTCGACGTCGCGGCCGCGATCGCGCGCGAGCTGTGCGCAGCGGGCTGGGCGCAGGAGCGGACGGAGGGCGAGCCGCCGCTGTTCATCGAGTCGTTCGAGCAGACCGTGCTCTCCGAGGTGCGCGCCCATGGCATCCGTGCGACGTACGTTTACCTCGTCGAAGCGAGCGGGAGCGCGTTCGACCTCATCGCCGCGCACGGCTCCGACGCCCCGACCTACGCCGCGCAGGTGTCGGCGCGCGGCCTCGATCGCCTCGCGGACGGTGTCGACGGCATCAGCGTCGACAAGGCGATGATCCTCGCGGGAACCGCCGGGCGAGACGGGCCGGTCGGCGCCCCCGGGCGGGAAGACCCCGCGCCGGGCATCGTCGCCGACGCCCATGCCCGTGGGCTGCTCGTGTTCACGTGGACCTGCCGGCCCGAGAACGCCTTTCTCTCCGCCCCGTTCCGCAGCGGGGGCGACGACGGGGACTTCGGCGACTATGCCGCCGAATGGCGCGTGATTGCGGATGCCGGTGTCGACGGCGTCTTCGTCGATCACCCCGATCTCGGCGTCGACGTCTTCCGCTGAGCGCAGCCGATCCACGCCCACGGGCGACCGATCGGCCGCTGACGGTGCGCCGATCACAGCTCCGGGACGCCTCCCCGGCTTCGCGGAATGTACATCGCAGGGAGGACGCGTGCAGTCATAGGCTCCGCCTAGGGTGGGGCCCATGACCTCCCCCGGAATCGTCGCCACGGGCGTGCGCCGCTCGTTCGGGAACGTGCACGCCGTCCGCGACGTCACTCTCCAAGCCCGCGCCGGCGCCGTCACCGGGCTCGTCGGCCCGAACGGGTCGGGCAAGACGACGCTGCTGCTGATGCTGGCCTCGCTGCTCGCTCCCGACGGGGGGACGTTGCGGATCGGCGGCATCGACCCGATGGCCGACCCGGCAGGCGTTCGGGGGATCGTGGGGTGGATGCCCGACGCCCTCGGTGCGTGGCCGTCGCTCACGGCGCGCGAGACGCTCGAGATGACGGGGCGCCTGTACGGCCTCGATGCGGCCCGTTCCCGGCAGGGCGCGGAACGTCTGCTCGCCGAGGTGGCTCTGGCCGACCTCGCCGACACCCCGGCGCGTGTCTTCTCGCGCGGTCAGAAGCAGCGGCTCGGGCTCGCCCGCGCGCTGGTCCACGACCCGAGCGTGCTGCTGCTCGACGAACCGGCCTCGGGTCTCGACCCCCAGGCCCGGATCGACCTGAGAGTCCTCCTGCGCCGGCTCGCCGCCGACGGGCGCACGGTCCTCATCTCCAGCCACATCCTGTCGGAGCTCGAAGAGGTCGTCGACGATGCCGTCTTCCTCCTCGACGGCGCGACGGTCAGCGCGGAACGCGTCGACGCGGCCGCCCGTCGCGGCCGCACGTGGCGCATCCGTCTCGCCGACCGCGACGCGACGGCATCCGTGCTGCCGATCGCGCAGACGCTCGGCCTCGACGCGGCGCTCGTGCCGATCGATCGACGTGACGTGCTCGTCGCCTTCACGTCGGATGCCACCGCGGCATCCGCCCTCGCCGCATTGACCGCCGCAGGGCTCCCGGTGGCCGAGTTCGCCGCCACGACCGGCCTGATCGAACACACCTTCCTCGACCTCGAAGGAGGACGCTCGTGAACCTCGTTCGCCTCTGGACCATCGCCCGCCTCGAACTGCTGCAGCGGGTGCGCACGGTGTCGTGGTACGTGCTGCTCGGTCTCTTCGGCCTCGCCCTGCTGGGCGTGACGGCCCTCTCCTTCCTCTCCTACGGCGGGTGGGGGACGGGAGGCGCCGGCGTCTACTCCGTCGTCGTGTGCGTCACCCTGCTGCTCGTGCTGCTGGTCTCGCCGACGCTCAGCGGAAACAGCATCAACGGCGATCGCGACGCCGCCACGCTCGCTCCGGTGCAGGTGACCCTCGCCACGACCGCCGAGATCCTGTTCGGCAAGTTCCTCGCGGCCTGGATCACCGGGCTCGCCTTCGCGCTGGTCGCGGCGCCCTTCCTCGTCGTCGCGACCCTTGCGGGCGACGTGAACCCGCTCACCGTCGTCGTCTCGCTGGCGATCCTCGTAGTCGAGACCGGGATCATCTCAGGCATCGGGGTCGCGCTCTCAGGCATCCTCGCGCGCCCGCTCTTCTCCGTGGTCGCGACCTATCTCGTCGTCGCGGCGCTCGCCGTCGGCAGCCTCATCGGGTTCGGGCTGCTCGGCTCGGCCATGTCGAGCGAAGGCATCAGCCACAACCGATCGCTCGCCTACGACGAGCACGGCAACGTCATCTGCACCGACGGGTCGAAGCGCTGCTATGACGATCCCGAGGCGATGGTCTGTGCGGACTGGGTCACGAACACGTACCGGGTGCCGCGGTTCGATCGCGTGTGGTGGATGCTGTCTGCGAACCCCTTCGTGATCCTCGCCGACGCCGCGCCCACGCGATTCGACGCCCGCGGCAACCCCGACGACGCGTTCGGGTGGATGAAATCGAGCGTCCGGTCGGCCCAGATCGCTCCCACGCTCGAATCCAGCTGGGACGAATGCGATCCGGCCAACTACCGCGGCGACGTCGACGGGAGGTCGGGCTACAAGACGCCCGAGCAGATCATCGCTCAGACGGTGCCGAGCTGGTTCGTCGGACTCGCCGTCCAACTCGCGCTGACGGGGTTGCTGCTCTGGTGGGCCTGGGCGCGGACGCGCACCCCCGCGCGCACGCTCCCGCCGGGAACGCGCATCGCCTGAGGAAACTCAGTCCCAGTCGAGGTAGTCCTCGATGAACCACGAGGTCTCGCCCGGGTGGGTGAGGGGGAAGAGGTGTCCGGCCCCCTCGACGCGCTTGAGGCTGGCGAGGGCCGGGGCAGAGGCGACGAGGGCCTCGCTCTCGGCGATCGGGGTCTCGTCGTCGTCGGTGCCGTGGATCACGAGCACCGGGATGTCGGCCGCGATCGGCAGGTCGCTCGGCGCAGGGGCGAGCAGCAGCACGCCGTTGACGTGGTCGTGGTGGTCGAGCGATGCCGCGCGTGCGACCGTGCCGCCGGCGCCGTGGCCGCCGATCCAGGCGTGGTCGATGCCGAGCTCTGAGAGCAGCGCCATCACCGAGGATGCCAGGGCGCGGGCATCCTCACCGGTCTCGAGCGACACCAGGCGCACGACGCGGAAGTCCTCCTCGACGAGAATGCTCGCGAGTGTGCCGAGGGACCCCGTGGGCTGTCCCGTTTCGGGAATGAGGACGACGGCGGGGCCGGTACCCTCGTCGACGTAGGGCAGGTCCCGACCATCGTGGGCGAACGTCGGCAGCGAGGCGGTCGTCATGGATCCAGTCTCTCCTCTCGCGCCGAGGCGCGCCAATCGGATGCGGCCGGGGGTATTCGCGCCCGGTTCACGCGGGGTCGTGGAGGAACTCGGCACGCACCTCGGCGACGTCATCGAGTTCTTCTCGCAGAAGCCCGAGGAGGCGTATGCCCTCGTCGTACCAACCGGTCGGCACCGGTGCGTCGAGACCGCGCGCCGACCACACCTCGTTCCATCCGCGCAGTTCCTCACCGAGTGCAGGGGAGAGAGTGAGGTCTGCGGGTGTCAGATGGTAATGATCGGAGAAGCTCTCCCAGAGCGGCCACCCTTCCGTCCACTCCGGGAACATCCGGATGAGCCGGCGGCCGTTCGGGAGGTGCAGCGCCAACCCACGCCGACGGCGTTCGGCGAGATAGCGGTTCTGCATCCGCGCGCGTTGCGCACGCTCCATCGCCGAATCGGGAGGGTCGTTGTAGTCCATGCCCGACAGCCAGACGAGGCCTCGCAGCCCGCGGGCATCCGTCTCGACGAGTGCGAGCGACCACAGCCGCTCGTCGCGCCCGGACAGATCGCGGGCAGCATCCAGTGCCTCATCGAGTGTCGTCTCGACGAGGTCCACTGTCGTCACGGCGTTGTCAGGGCCGTCGAACACGTACACCCGATATCGGGCGTCGGTCCGCTCCCAGGCCGAGTCGCGTTCGTCGGAACTGATCGCGCGCATGGACCCACGCTATCCCCGCCCCGGCGGGTTCCGCGGTGTGCCGAACACTCCGGTCAGATCGTGGCCACAGAACCCGAGTCGACGCGGTAGTTCGATCCGTTGACGAACGACGCGCGGTCGGAGCACAGGAACGCGATGACGGCCGCGACCTCGGTGGGTTCACCTCGGCGCCCGAGCTCCATGTAGGGGCGTTCCTCGGAGAGGAAGGAGTCGATCGCTTCGTCGAAGCCCTCGCCGCGCTCGTCGGCGCGCTTGCGCATCATCGCGTCGGTCATCGGGGTGTGGATGAAAGCCGGCGAGACGGCGTTGACGAGCAGTCCTTCTTTCGCATAGCTGCGCGACAGCCCCTTCATGAGCGCGAGGATGCCGGCTTTGGCCGAGCAGTAGGGGATCTCGTCGTCGTACGGCTGCACACCGTCCTCGGAGGCGAGGAAGACGAGGCGGCCCCATCCGCCGACGCGGAGGTCGGCGAGGAACTCGCGGACGACGCGGACGGGCCCGAGCAGATCGGTCTCGATCGTCGACGTCCAGCCCTCGTCGTCGATCTCGTGGAACAGGCCCTGCGCACCGGTGATCCCCGCCGACTGCACGAGGATGTCGATCTTGCCGACCGTCGCGCGCACGCGGCGACCGAGCTCGGCCACGCTCGCGACGTCGGTGATGTCGGCGGCGGCGTAGTGGAGTCGGCCCTCGGCCGCCGTGAGGCGCCCGGCGGCCTCGGCGAGGGAATCCGCGTCGAGGTCGGTGAGGAAGACCGTCGCGCCCTCGTCGAGGAGGAGCCGTGCGCTCTCCCAGCCGATGCCGGAGTCTCCGCCGGTGATGAGCGCAGTGCGTCCTGCGAGTCCGAGGTCCATGTCGTGTCCTTTCATGGGGTGCCTGTGGGCTGTCGGTGGGGTGTTCGGGCCTGCGGTGAGGTCAGAAGGTCGCGCGGGCCCTGAAGGTGTGCGGCGGGTATCCGCGCGCCCCGACATCGAGGGCGAAGATCGCGCCGCTGCGGGGATGGGCCACGAGCTGCTCCTCAGTGAGGTTCTCGCGTGCGGTGCCGACGAACAGCGTCGACAGATCCGGGCCGCCGAATGCCACCGACGTGACATTCGGCGCGGGAAGCCCGATGCGCGCCGTCTCGGTGCCGGAGGCATCCCACCGGATCACGGCGCCCTCGCCGTACAGCCCGTTCCAGAATCCGCCGTCCCGCGCGCGGGCGAGACCGTCGGACGGGCGGCCGACGAAGAACGGCTCCAGATCGCCGAGGGGCCGGGGACCGGCGCCGTAGGGCGCGCGGTAGACTGTCTGCACGGAGGTGTCGGTGAGGTACATCGTGCCGCCGGCATCCGACCACTCGAATCCGTTGGCAACGGCGAAGCCGCCGCGCAGCACGTCGACGAGCCCGTCGGCCCCGATCGCGCGAACCGTCGCGTCGGGATCGCCGGTGGTGAGGTCCATCGCTCCCACGACGAACCGCCCGAACGGATCGACCTTGCCTTCGTTGTTGCGGATGCCGTCGTGGGAATGCGTAGTCTCGGCGACCTCGCGCACGATGCGCCCCTCGGCATCCAACAGCACGATGCGATCGCGCAGAGCCGCGACGAACCCGCCGTCCGCTGCGGGCTGCACCGCGCTGAGCGGGGGCGGCAGCTGCGCGACGCGGTCCTCGCGACCGTCGGCGGACCCGTCGAGGCGCCCACGGTGGAGGGTGCCCGCCGTGATGTCGACCCAGACCAGCTCGTCGGTCCGCTCATCCCAGAAGATGCTCTCCACGAGGATTGCCGGGGCGCTGCGGAAGACGCGCGGTTCAGAGGTCACGGAGCATCTCCGTCGGGGCGACGTCGAGGATCGTCAACGCCGCGCCCACGACGGCGAGGTGACTGAGCGCCTGGGGAAGGTTGCCCCAGAACGACCCGTCCTGTGCCGAGATCATCTCGCTGTAGATGCCGACGTCGTTCGCCTGACCGACGAGCGCGGTCATCGCCGCGATCGCCTCGTCGTGGCGGCCGACGCAGGCGAGTGCGTTCGCGCGCCAGAACGCGCAGGCTGTGAACGTGTGCTCCTCGTCCGGCATGCCGCTGTAGCGATACAGCAGGTGGTCGCGCCCGAGCGCCTCGGTGAGGGCATCGATCGTGCGCGACATGCGCTCGCCACGGTCGAACCCGCTCTCGGCGTGCAGCAGCACCGACGCGTCGAGCGCCGGCGAACCCGGGAACATCGTGTACGCGCCGGCATCCTCCGACCAGCATTCGGCCTCGACCCACGCGGCGATCCGGTCGCGTTCGGCCGCCCACCGCTCCGAGGGGCCGGGGATCATCCCGGCATCCGACAGATGCACGGCGTCGCGCAACGCTTGCCAGCACCCCATCTTCGATGACGTGTGGTGCTCGAGGGAGGGAAGCTCCCACATGCCCGAGTCGCGGCTGCGCCACCGGTCGCACACGACGTCGGCGAGCCGGGCGAGGAGCGCTCCCGTCCCGACATCGAGGATGTTCCCCGCATCGACGTAGGTGCGGCAGATCGCGAACAGGTCGCCGTAGACGCCGAGCTGCAGCTGATCGGTCGCGGGATTGCCCGCGACGACCGGGCCGATGCCCGCCCATCCGGGCGCGTCGAACTCTTGCGCTCCGTCGACGAGGTCGCCGCGCAGCGTGTACATCACGTGGGGATCGCCGCCGTGCCGCTGGATCGTCGTCAGCAACCACGACAGGGCGGCATGGGTCTCTTCGCGCAAGCCGAATCGCACGAGCGCGTGCGCGGTGTAGGCGAGGTCGCGCACCCACGCGAAGCGGTAGTCCCAGTTCTTGCCGCCCGCGGGGTTCTCCGGCAGCGATGTGGTCGCCGCGGCGGCGATCGCACCCGTCGGCGCATACACGAGGAGCTTCAAGGCGAGCGCGCTGCGCTGCACGGCATCGGCCCACGGCCCGTCGTACGAGAACTCGCGCGACCACTCCCGCCACCCCGTGATCGTCCGCTCGATGCTGGCATCGAGGTGGCCGGGGTCGGGGATGTGCAGCGGCTCGCCGTCGGTTGCGACGACCGCGAGAAGGTGGCGTGAACCGGATGCCGTGGTGAACGCCCCGCCGAGTGCGGGAAGGCCCGAGTCCGCGGAATCCTCGATGCGGGTGCGGCCGATGTGCTCACCCACGACGGCGAGGGTGGTGCCGTCGACCCGGAGCAGGTGGTGGCCGTCCGCGCGGACGATCCAGGGCGATGCGGTGCGCAGGCGCGTGCCGGGGCGCACGGCCCAGCGCAGTCGCACGTCGCCATCGAGTCCCTCGACCCGGCGCACGAGCTGCGCCCACGGCAGACGCCCGGCGACCCCGGTGACCAGAGCATCGGTCACCCGCACCGCACCCGACGCGGTGCGGAACGTCGTCTGCAGGACGTTCGTGCCGGCGAGGTAGCGGCGCCGGACCGTGTACTCCTCGTCGGGGGCGAGCTCGAGGCATCCGCCGTCTGCGTCGTCGAGGATTCGTGCGAAGACGGGGGTGGAGTCGAGTTGGGGGAGCGGCAGCCAGTCGATCCCGCCGTCACCGGCGACGAGGGCGACCGTGCGTCCGTCGCCGATCGGCGCATACGTCCGCAGGTCGCCGCGGTCAGCGACGGTCACCATGCGCGTTGCGGCATGGTGAGCCTCCGGGCCGCGGCGTGCGAGGTGCTCACGTCAGCGGCATCCCGCCCGTCACGGCGATCGTCTCGCCGACGACGTAGCTCGACTCCTGCGAGGCGAGGAAGACGTAGGCCGGGGCGAGCTCGACCGGCTGACCCGCGCGACCGATCGGGGTCTGCTCGCCGAAGTGCTCGATCTTCTCGTTCGGCACGAACGCCGGCTGCAGCGGCGTCCAGATCGGTCCGGGCGCGACGCCGTTGACGCGGATGCCCCGCTCGATGAGCTGCTGCGCCGTCGCCCGCGTCCAGTTGGCGATCCCTGCCTTCGATACCGCGTACTCCGCGAGGGACGGCGACGGGTCGAAGCCTTGGATGCTCGAGGTCGTGATGATCGACGCCCCCGGCGTCAGGTGGGGCGATGCCGCCTTCGTCAGCCAGAAGAGCGGGTAGATGTTGACCTTGACGACGTGGTCGAGGGTCTTGGTCTCGAAATCGTCGATGCTGTCGACGGTGGGCATCGTGCCGGCGTTGATGACGAGGATGTCGAGACCGCCCAGTCCTTCGATCGCCTTCTCGACCGCGTCGATGTTGGTCTGCTCGTCCTGCAGATCTCCCGGGATCAGGACGGCGGTGCGCCCCTCGGCGCGGATGAGAGCGGCGACCTCCTCCGCCTCCTCCTGCTCTTCGGGAAGGTAGGACAGCGCGACGTCGGCGCCCTCGCGGGCATAGGCGATCGCCACGGCCCGACCGATGCCCGAGTCGGCGCCGGTCACGAGCGCCTTGCGGCCGGGCAGACGACCGAAGCCGATGTAGGTCTTCTCGCCGTGGTCGGGCGCGGGGTCCATTTTGTGGGTGTCGCCGGGGCCCGACTGCTGCTGGGGCGGGAACGGGGGGCGCGGGTACTGCGTCGTCGGATCCTGTGCCGTGTACATGTCGGTCATGGATGCCACGGTACGGACCGCCGCCGCGGCGGCATGCCCCCTTGCCGCCGGGCCGACGGGGTGTTACCGCGCCGGCTTGAGGCGAGGCGCCGAGTGGACGCGACGGCGGGAGTCGAAACTTCGGTTGCGCAGATTTCGGTGCTGCCGGAGAAGCGCGGAATCACGCGGGTTGGGCCGTCGTGCCGCGGAAAATCAAGGGATTTCGGGCTCTGATCGCGTCTCGTGTCGTTCGGTTCTGATCAGCGGGGTCGGTCTGGATCTGCGCGGATTGTGTCCACATGGTGTCCACGGCAGGGAGCGTCGGCCCCGCATCGGTCATGTCGTTGTGACGGCAAGACAACTTTCCGAGACACATAGCGCCACGGGATCATGCGGACGCCGACAGTCGCTCAGAGCGAGGCGACGATGTCTCAAAAAGCTGTTGTATTTTGCGACGTGTCGATGCATCTGTCTGGTGTGCGGCGAGGCGACCCAAGTCCTGGAGCTAAGTCAGAGCGTCTATGCGACAGGGTTTGAAGCAGGCGGGAGGCAGCGGGATGAGCTCCACTGTGCTCTGGATCTTTCCCGTTCACTGACGGAGGCCGATTCGGCGGCAGATAGCAGTACGTCGAGCACATGGAAGCCGAGTTCTCCGGAGGCCATGTGCGGGCGATCTTCGGCGATCGCGCCGACCATGTTCAAACCCCAAGCCCGCGGCCGACTTAGACCTCCTCGTGATCGCGCTGTGTTCGTCGGTGTGAGTCTCCGATGAGTCACTGTTTTGTCGATGATCGGGGGGTCAGCGATCTGCTACCACGTCCACGATGTCGGCGTGAGCTGAGTTCTCGATGGATCTAGGTGATACGGCGCCGCAGTTCGCGGGCGGTCTGCTCATCAAGGATGAGCTGCGTGATTATTCCCGCGCGAAGAGCCGCCAGTAGAGGGATGACCTTGTTTTCTCCGGCGACGGCGCACACGCGACGCGGTATGCGCGTGAGCTCCGCTGGCGTGGGACCGGTTGCACGTAGGTTCAAGGCAAGGTCCTCGTACGTCCCATCGGCTCGGAGGAACACCGTGCAAACGTCGCCGACCACTCCGGCCGACTCGAGCACACGAATGTCGTCTGGTTCGAGGTACCCCGCCGAGTAGACATGGCTAGGCACCTGGCCAGTCACGGCACCGATCGAGAACAGGGCGATGTCCGCCTGCCGCTGCACCTCGAGCACCCGCGCGATGGAGCGCTCACGCCACATCGCGTGTCGCGTGCTGGCATAGTCGAAGAAGGCAGGCACCGGAAACGACTGCACCCGCGCATCGAACGCCTCACCGAATCGAGAGATCAGGTTGTCCACATAGTCGACGCCCGACGTGCGGTTGTTCGCACCCCCGTTGAGCTGAACGATGACGCTTCCGCGCGTCGGCTTCTTCGTGAGATGCTGCGACACCGCGCCGAGAGTTCTTCCCCACGCGATCCCGAGGATCATGTCTGAATCGAACCAGTCGGTCACCATCTTGGCTGTGGCGGTGGCCACCTGATCCAGACGCTCCTGCATCGATGCGGAGTCGCTGACGGGCACCACATAGGCCTCGACGCCGAATTGCTCCGCGATGAGGTGGGCAACCTCCGGGGCATGTGAGGGGGTCGGGCGCAGCGTCACGCTGACGAGCCCTGACGACCGGGCTTCTTTGAGAAGTCGTGACACGGTCGATCTCGACATGTGCAACCGCTGAGCGATCGTCTCCATTTTGATGTCCTGGAGGTAGTACATCGAGGCCGCCGCCAGGATCATTTCGTCCCTACTCATAACTCTTCTGCACATTCGTGCAGGATCCATGCGCGATTTGGCATCATACGTCCCAAGGCTAATACGCTTCAGGCTGTCCGCGGGAGATTCCTCCGGTCCTCAAGAACGGAACGCCATGCTCGACACTCGCCTCACGAAGGAATCCCGCGACCGCGCCCTCGCGCGTCTATCCGAGAGCTCACGGCCGGGGCGAGAGCTCGATGTCCTGGTGATTGGAGGCGGCATCACCGGTGCCGGCATCGCCCTCGATGCGGCGAGTAGGGGTCTCGAGACCGTGGTAGTCGAGGCGCAGGACTGGGGCGCGGGAACATCGTCTCGCTCGAGCAAGCTCGTGCACGGGGGTCTCCGCTACCTGCAGATGCTCGACTTCAAGCTGGTGTTCGAGGCATTAGCCGAGCGCGACCTCCTCCTGACCACCGTGGCCCCTCACCTAGTGCGCCCCGTGCCGTTCCTCTACCCATTGCGCCACCGGGTATGGGAGCGTGCCTTCGTGGGCGCGGGCATCGCCCTCTACGACATGCTCGCGACCCTCCGACGGGGAAAGCGCGCCCTCCCCTGGCATCGCCACCTCAGCCGTGCCGACCTCGACCGGGTCTTCCCGGACCTCAGCGCGCGGGCGGCCGTCGGGGCGATCGAGTACTGGGACGCGACGGTGGACGACGCGAGATACGTCACGACACTCGTGCGCACCGCGGCGGGGTACGGGGCACAGGCGGCCACGCGCATACAGGTGGTGGAGCTGACCAAGAACGGCGCCGGTGTCGTCGACGGGGCGCTGCTGCGCGACCTCGAGACGGATCGCGTGATCGCCGTCAAGGCGCGCCATGTCATCAGCTCAACCGGTGTCTGGACCGAGCAGTCTCAGGCTCTCGCCGGCGAGACCGGCGAGACCGGCGGGCTGCGGGTGCTGGCCTCCAAGGGCATCCACATCGTCGTCCCCCGCGACCGGATCGAGGGCGACGCGGGTCTGATCCTGCAGACGAAGAAGAGCGTCCTCTTCGTGATCCCGTGGTCGCGGTACTGGGTCATCGGCACGACCGACACCCCCTGGACTGAAGACCTCGTCAATCCCGCCGCACACGCCCGCGACATCAACTACGTGCTCGAAGAGGCGAATGCGGTGCTGGAAAAGGCGCTCACACACGACGACATCATCGGCACGTGGGCCGGGCTGCGCCCGCTGCTGCAGCCGGGC
This genomic interval carries:
- a CDS encoding glycerol-3-phosphate dehydrogenase/oxidase → MLDTRLTKESRDRALARLSESSRPGRELDVLVIGGGITGAGIALDAASRGLETVVVEAQDWGAGTSSRSSKLVHGGLRYLQMLDFKLVFEALAERDLLLTTVAPHLVRPVPFLYPLRHRVWERAFVGAGIALYDMLATLRRGKRALPWHRHLSRADLDRVFPDLSARAAVGAIEYWDATVDDARYVTTLVRTAAGYGAQAATRIQVVELTKNGAGVVDGALLRDLETDRVIAVKARHVISSTGVWTEQSQALAGETGETGGLRVLASKGIHIVVPRDRIEGDAGLILQTKKSVLFVIPWSRYWVIGTTDTPWTEDLVNPAAHARDINYVLEEANAVLEKALTHDDIIGTWAGLRPLLQPGTKVGTASEKVSREHTVASPVPGLTVIAGGKFTTYRIMARDAVDFALGAEAAAPRPSITQTLPLVGGRPLTDGAPGALARQFGWDAAMVDHLLHRYGSDIRDIAEICDRDETMSRPLEHAPAYLRAEIAYAVSHEGALHLEDVMHRRTRMVYEYADEALAALPEVARIVAGEMGWSDARRDEEVAAYTAVADAVAAAARTSDDAAAARARAAAPGVAAMSPRP